Proteins co-encoded in one Afipia sp. P52-10 genomic window:
- the mraY gene encoding phospho-N-acetylmuramoyl-pentapeptide-transferase: MLYWLVELSGSVPAFNVFRYITFRTGGAVVTAALFVFMFGPWIIDHLRLRQGKGQPIRTDGPQSHLISKKGTPTMGGLMILSGLVVSTLLWANPSNPYVWIVLAVTLGFGFVGFYDDYLKVTKQTHAGFSGKTRLAIEAIIAGAACFAIIWIGRPGSATVLALPFFKDFVIDFGWFFLIFATFIVVGAGNAVNLTDGLDGLAIVPVMIAAASFGMIAYLAGNAVFSDYLQIRYVPGTGELAVLCGGVLGAGLGFLWFNAPPASIFMGDTGSLALGGMLGSIAVATKHEIVLAVIGGLFVLEAVSVIVQVASFKLTGKRVFRMAPIHHHFEQKGWTEPQVVIRFWIISVVLALAGLSTLKLR; encoded by the coding sequence ATGCTTTATTGGCTGGTCGAGCTGTCCGGTTCGGTGCCCGCATTCAATGTCTTTCGCTACATCACGTTTCGCACCGGCGGCGCGGTGGTCACCGCGGCGCTGTTCGTTTTCATGTTCGGCCCCTGGATCATCGACCACCTGCGCCTTCGCCAGGGCAAGGGCCAGCCGATCCGAACGGATGGCCCGCAGTCGCACCTGATCTCGAAAAAGGGTACGCCCACCATGGGCGGGCTGATGATCCTATCGGGGCTGGTCGTTTCGACGTTGCTGTGGGCCAACCCGAGCAATCCCTACGTCTGGATCGTGCTTGCGGTCACGCTCGGGTTCGGCTTTGTCGGTTTCTATGATGACTACCTGAAGGTGACGAAGCAGACCCACGCCGGTTTCTCCGGCAAGACGCGGCTCGCGATCGAAGCGATCATCGCCGGTGCCGCCTGCTTTGCCATCATCTGGATCGGCCGTCCTGGGTCGGCGACCGTGCTGGCGCTGCCGTTTTTCAAGGACTTCGTCATCGACTTCGGCTGGTTCTTCCTGATCTTCGCGACCTTCATCGTCGTCGGCGCAGGCAACGCGGTCAATCTTACCGACGGCCTGGACGGTCTCGCCATCGTGCCGGTCATGATCGCCGCTGCGAGCTTCGGCATGATCGCCTACCTTGCCGGCAATGCTGTGTTCTCCGACTACCTGCAGATCCGCTACGTGCCGGGCACGGGCGAGCTCGCGGTGTTGTGCGGCGGCGTGCTTGGTGCGGGCCTCGGCTTCCTTTGGTTCAATGCGCCGCCGGCCTCGATCTTCATGGGCGACACAGGTTCGCTGGCGCTGGGCGGCATGCTCGGATCGATCGCGGTCGCCACCAAGCACGAGATCGTGCTGGCGGTGATCGGCGGGCTATTCGTGCTGGAGGCGGTCTCGGTGATCGTGCAGGTGGCTTCCTTCAAGCTGACCGGCAAGCGCGTCTTCCGCATGGCGCCGATCCATCATCATTTCGAGCAGAAGGGCTGGACGGAGCCGCAGGTCGTAATCCGGTTCTGGATCATTTCGGTCGTCCTGGCGCTGGCCGGGCTGTCGACGCTGAAGCTCCGTTAA
- a CDS encoding UDP-N-acetylmuramoyl-L-alanyl-D-glutamate--2,6-diaminopimelate ligase yields the protein MKLRDLLGSDAAPDRAAGEIAVSGLSVDSRQVAPGQVFFALAGAKTDGTKFIDQAIGKGAVAIVGEHAPDHPLAVPFVPTANARRTLALSAARFFPRQPTTIAAVTGTSGKTSVAVFTRQIWAGQGLAAASVGTIGLVSPKRTVYGSLTTPDPISLHRTLDDIATEGVTHLAFEASSHGLDQHRLDGVRVDAGAFTNLSRDHMDYHPTVAHYLGAKLRLFTDLVRANGAAVIVADHDHSGAVIAAARKRGLRLITVGRNADAAGIRVLDVAIDGFGQIMTIEHQGRRLRLRLPLVGEYQVENALVSAGLAIGTGTDPHAAFAALETLEGAKGRLELVGEKNGAAVFVDYAHKPDALEKVLQAMRPYARRKLVVVFGAGGDRDAGKRAVMGEIAVKRADIVIVTDDNPRSEDPALIRAAIMAAAPGAREIGDRAEAIRTAIAELQPGDALVIAGKGHETGQIIGDTTLPFSDHESAQAALKEVAA from the coding sequence ATGAAGCTACGCGATCTTCTTGGCAGTGACGCTGCGCCCGATCGGGCGGCGGGGGAGATCGCCGTTTCTGGCCTGTCTGTCGATAGTCGCCAGGTGGCGCCGGGGCAGGTGTTCTTCGCGCTCGCCGGGGCCAAGACGGACGGTACGAAGTTCATTGACCAGGCGATCGGCAAGGGTGCCGTCGCTATTGTCGGCGAGCACGCGCCGGACCACCCGCTCGCGGTGCCGTTCGTGCCGACAGCGAATGCCAGGCGAACGCTGGCCTTGTCCGCCGCACGTTTCTTCCCGCGGCAGCCGACGACGATTGCCGCCGTCACCGGCACCAGCGGCAAGACGTCGGTCGCCGTGTTCACCCGTCAGATTTGGGCCGGGCAAGGTCTGGCGGCGGCGAGCGTCGGCACCATCGGTCTCGTTTCGCCGAAACGCACGGTCTATGGCTCGCTGACGACGCCTGACCCGATCTCACTGCATCGGACGCTCGACGACATTGCCACCGAAGGTGTGACGCACCTTGCGTTTGAGGCATCCTCGCACGGGCTTGATCAGCACCGGCTGGATGGCGTGCGCGTCGATGCCGGTGCCTTCACCAATCTGTCGCGCGATCACATGGATTATCATCCGACCGTCGCGCACTACCTCGGCGCCAAGCTGCGGCTGTTCACCGATCTGGTGAGGGCGAACGGCGCCGCAGTGATCGTCGCTGATCACGATCATTCCGGGGCGGTGATCGCCGCCGCGCGCAAGCGCGGCTTGCGCCTGATCACGGTCGGTCGCAACGCCGACGCTGCGGGCATTCGCGTGCTCGATGTGGCGATCGATGGCTTCGGCCAAATCATGACGATCGAACATCAGGGCAGGCGGCTGCGGCTGCGCCTGCCGCTGGTCGGCGAGTATCAGGTCGAGAATGCGCTGGTATCGGCAGGACTAGCGATTGGCACCGGGACCGATCCTCATGCAGCGTTTGCGGCGCTGGAGACGCTGGAAGGCGCGAAGGGGCGCCTCGAACTCGTCGGCGAGAAGAACGGTGCGGCGGTCTTCGTTGATTATGCGCACAAGCCGGATGCGCTGGAGAAGGTGCTGCAGGCAATGCGGCCGTATGCCCGGCGCAAGCTGGTGGTCGTGTTCGGAGCCGGCGGCGATCGCGACGCGGGCAAACGCGCTGTGATGGGCGAGATCGCCGTGAAGCGCGCCGACATTGTGATCGTCACCGACGACAATCCCCGCAGTGAGGACCCCGCGCTCATTCGCGCCGCGATCATGGCGGCAGCACCGGGGGCTCGCGAGATCGGCGATCGCGCCGAGGCGATCCGGACTGCGATTGCGGAATTGCAGCCGGGCGATGCGCTGGTCATCGCCGGCAAGGGCCATGAAACAGGACAGATCATCGGCGATACAACGTTGCCGTTCAGTGATCACGAATCCGCGCAAGCGGCATTGAAGGAGGTTGCGGCATGA
- a CDS encoding penicillin-binding protein 2, with product MSLSPVQPAEPWRQRLIRTLLYGKNVDRHVKARARVGFAILAFVSVYAVIAGKLVLFGITSESNEASRRAAQDATATARPDILDRNGTILATDVKASSLFGEPRRLVDRDEAVELLTGALPDLDAAEVRQRLGTRKGFVWLKREITSAQERQIHRLGIPGIGFLRENKRVYPSGPVVSHLIGHVNIDNQGIAGIEKWLDSNGLADLHMAGFANDRQQEPVELAVDLRVEHALRDELLKAKEKYKAKAAAGLVSNVQTGEIVAMVSVPDYDPNNPREANDPTRINRLTTGVFEMGSTFKSLTLAMALDSGKATINTLYDARGPLRYGRFNIRDTHPMGRAITLAEVFTYSSNIGAARIALSQGVEAHKAFLKKLGQLDRLRTELPESAQPIVPKRWGELNTVTISFGHGLSVAPLQAVMGINALVNGGYLIPPTFLKRSKAEAMKLATQVVKPETSQKMRYLMRLNAEIGTAKKAEVPGYYIGGKTGTSEKVVNGRYMRKQVLNSFTAILPSDNPKYQLLIMLDEPQPLKETFGFITSGWNTVPTGGKVIARIAPLLGIEPRFDLPPSDRLILAATR from the coding sequence ATGAGCTTGTCACCAGTGCAGCCCGCCGAACCATGGCGGCAGCGGCTGATCCGCACGCTGCTCTACGGCAAGAACGTCGATCGTCACGTCAAGGCCCGCGCCCGTGTCGGCTTCGCGATCCTCGCATTCGTCAGTGTCTATGCGGTCATCGCCGGCAAGCTTGTGCTGTTCGGCATCACGTCAGAGAGCAACGAGGCGAGCCGGCGGGCCGCTCAGGATGCGACTGCCACGGCGCGCCCGGATATCCTCGACCGCAACGGCACCATCCTTGCGACCGACGTCAAGGCGTCGTCGCTGTTCGGCGAGCCGCGCCGACTGGTTGACCGTGACGAGGCGGTCGAACTGCTCACCGGTGCGCTGCCTGACCTCGATGCGGCAGAGGTGCGCCAGCGCCTCGGGACCCGCAAGGGCTTCGTCTGGCTGAAGCGGGAGATTACGTCCGCGCAGGAGCGTCAGATCCACCGACTGGGCATTCCCGGCATCGGCTTCCTGCGCGAGAACAAGCGGGTCTATCCTTCCGGTCCGGTCGTGTCGCATCTGATCGGGCATGTGAACATCGACAACCAGGGCATTGCCGGCATCGAGAAGTGGCTCGACAGCAACGGCCTTGCCGATCTGCACATGGCGGGCTTCGCCAACGACCGCCAGCAGGAGCCGGTGGAGCTTGCGGTCGATCTGCGCGTCGAACACGCGCTGCGCGACGAGCTGTTGAAGGCGAAGGAGAAGTACAAGGCGAAAGCGGCGGCCGGACTTGTCTCCAACGTGCAGACCGGCGAGATCGTCGCGATGGTTTCGGTGCCCGACTACGATCCGAACAATCCACGCGAAGCCAACGACCCGACCCGCATCAACCGCCTGACGACGGGCGTGTTCGAGATGGGATCGACGTTCAAGTCGCTGACGCTGGCGATGGCGTTGGATTCCGGCAAGGCCACGATCAACACGCTCTACGATGCGCGCGGTCCATTGCGTTACGGCCGCTTCAACATCCGCGACACCCATCCGATGGGACGAGCGATCACGCTCGCGGAGGTGTTCACCTATTCGTCGAACATTGGCGCTGCGCGGATCGCGCTGTCGCAAGGGGTCGAGGCGCATAAGGCGTTTCTGAAGAAGCTCGGCCAGCTTGATCGGCTGCGCACGGAATTGCCGGAGAGCGCCCAGCCGATCGTGCCGAAGCGCTGGGGCGAACTGAACACCGTGACCATCTCGTTCGGCCATGGTCTGTCGGTGGCGCCGCTGCAGGCGGTGATGGGCATCAACGCGCTGGTGAACGGGGGCTATCTCATCCCGCCGACGTTCCTGAAGCGCAGCAAAGCGGAGGCGATGAAGCTCGCGACGCAGGTCGTGAAGCCCGAGACCAGCCAGAAGATGCGCTATCTGATGCGGCTGAATGCCGAGATCGGCACGGCCAAGAAGGCTGAGGTGCCCGGCTACTATATCGGTGGCAAGACCGGTACCTCCGAAAAGGTGGTCAACGGTCGCTATATGCGCAAGCAGGTGCTCAATTCGTTCACAGCGATCCTGCCGTCCGATAATCCGAAGTATCAGCTTTTGATCATGCTGGACGAGCCGCAGCCGCTGAAGGAAACCTTCGGCTTCATCACCTCGGGTTGGAATACCGTGCCGACCGGAGGCAAGGTGATCGCGCGGATCGCGCCCTTGCTCGGAATCGAGCCCCGTTTCGATTTGCCGCCGTCCGACCGCCTTATTCTTGCAGCAACAAGGTAA
- the rsmH gene encoding 16S rRNA (cytosine(1402)-N(4))-methyltransferase RsmH: MIGRGDDFAATGEAAPHVPVLLSAAMHWLAPRDGGLYVDATFGAGGYSRAILATPGTRVIGIDRDQTAIMAGFGLVDGSGGRLTLVEDRFSNLNEVCESQGASAVDGIVMDIGVSSMQLDRAERGFSFRLDGPLDMRMGSDGPSASDVIAAASQASLSRVLATLGEEKFARPIARAIVEARKENPIVTTRALAEVVSRVLRPRPGEIHPATRTFQALRILVNEELDELRGALIAAEAVLKPGGRLVVVSFHSLEDRIVKTFFADRSRVGGGSRHQPELHHAPPSFKVLTRRPVVAGDDETAANPRARSAKLRAAERTDAPAHSAEQDDTGFPSLADVMKGH; encoded by the coding sequence ATGATTGGGCGCGGCGACGATTTCGCAGCGACGGGTGAGGCGGCTCCCCATGTGCCAGTGCTGCTCTCTGCTGCAATGCACTGGCTCGCGCCGCGCGACGGCGGCCTCTATGTCGACGCCACTTTCGGCGCCGGCGGCTACAGCCGGGCTATTCTTGCTACGCCGGGAACGCGTGTGATCGGCATCGACCGGGACCAAACCGCGATCATGGCCGGGTTCGGACTGGTCGACGGTTCGGGCGGACGGCTGACTCTGGTCGAAGACCGCTTCTCGAACCTGAATGAGGTTTGCGAGTCGCAGGGCGCCTCCGCGGTGGACGGCATCGTCATGGATATCGGCGTTTCGTCGATGCAACTGGACCGGGCGGAGCGCGGATTCTCCTTCCGACTCGATGGCCCGCTCGACATGCGTATGGGCAGTGACGGTCCAAGCGCGTCTGACGTCATTGCTGCGGCCTCGCAGGCAAGCCTTTCCCGCGTGCTGGCAACGCTCGGCGAGGAGAAGTTCGCGCGCCCGATCGCCCGCGCCATCGTCGAGGCGCGGAAAGAAAATCCGATCGTGACTACGCGCGCGCTGGCCGAGGTCGTGTCACGGGTGCTGCGGCCGCGGCCGGGCGAGATTCATCCGGCCACCCGCACATTCCAGGCTCTGCGTATCCTGGTCAACGAGGAGCTCGACGAATTGCGGGGTGCGCTGATAGCGGCCGAGGCGGTGCTGAAACCCGGCGGCCGTCTGGTCGTGGTCTCGTTCCACTCGCTGGAAGATCGCATCGTCAAGACGTTTTTCGCTGATCGCTCGCGTGTTGGCGGCGGATCGCGGCATCAGCCCGAGCTGCATCACGCGCCGCCGAGTTTCAAGGTGCTGACCAGGCGCCCCGTCGTTGCCGGTGACGATGAAACTGCGGCCAATCCGCGCGCGCGGTCGGCAAAGCTGCGTGCCGCGGAGCGAACCGACGCGCCGGCACATTCCGCCGAGCAGGATGACACCGGCTTTCCGTCGCTTGCCGACGTGATGAAGGGACATTGA
- a CDS encoding Zn-ribbon domain-containing OB-fold protein: MSAKQQAAADWTSGTPAIVYQACGACKHIWYFHRSFCPSCGATDVADHKASGEGVVHAISVVTRAATPEARARVPYAVVLVDMAEGFRMMGHGENDLRIGERVRARFEDFTGRIVPFFARS; this comes from the coding sequence ATGAGTGCGAAGCAACAGGCCGCTGCCGATTGGACAAGCGGGACGCCAGCGATCGTCTATCAGGCGTGCGGGGCGTGCAAACACATCTGGTATTTCCACCGCAGCTTCTGCCCGTCCTGCGGCGCGACCGATGTTGCTGATCACAAAGCCTCGGGCGAGGGCGTCGTGCATGCGATCTCGGTCGTCACGCGCGCGGCGACGCCGGAGGCGCGCGCCCGTGTGCCTTACGCGGTCGTGCTGGTCGATATGGCGGAAGGCTTCCGCATGATGGGCCACGGCGAGAATGATCTGAGGATCGGCGAGCGGGTGCGCGCGCGTTTCGAGGATTTCACCGGCCGCATCGTGCCGTTCTTCGCGCGCTCATAG
- a CDS encoding UDP-N-acetylmuramoylalanyl-D-glutamyl-2,6-diaminopimelate--D-alanyl-D-alanine ligase: protein MSVALWTAEAMRDAMKAKARGALPESVAGLSIDSRTVAKEEAYFAIKGDVHDGHAFVEAALRNGAALAVVEEAQAHKFAETLPLLIVPDVLAGLADLACAARARTHAQVIAVTGSVGKTSTKEALRCVLMAQGLTHASAASFNNHWGVPLSLARCPAEAKYAIFEIGMNHAGEITPLVQMVRPHVAIITTVEPVHLEFFGSVEAIADAKAEIFAGVESGGVAVLNRDNPQFARLSKAAKAAGITRIVSFGESEDAEARLLDVALHSDCSAVHASVLGHDVTYKLGVPGRHMAINSLAVLAASSLTGADLARSALALSQMQAPAGRGVRTHLGVAGGRALLIDESYNANPASMRAAISVLGNVQLGEQGRRVAILGDMLELGPAGPEMHAQLAEAIRSHAVDLVFCCGPLMRSLWEALPSNRRGGYAESSAALESDVAAAVRAGDALMIKGSLGSKMKLIVEALQRRFPAPETLDDMAV from the coding sequence ATGAGCGTGGCTTTGTGGACCGCAGAGGCCATGCGTGATGCCATGAAGGCCAAGGCGCGCGGGGCGCTACCTGAGTCCGTCGCCGGCCTCTCGATCGATAGCCGGACGGTGGCCAAGGAAGAGGCCTACTTCGCCATCAAGGGCGATGTTCACGACGGCCACGCCTTTGTCGAGGCCGCGCTGCGCAACGGCGCGGCGCTGGCGGTGGTCGAAGAGGCGCAGGCGCACAAATTCGCCGAGACGCTGCCGTTGCTGATCGTGCCCGACGTGCTCGCGGGGCTCGCTGACCTCGCTTGCGCCGCTCGCGCGCGGACACACGCGCAGGTGATCGCGGTGACAGGCTCGGTCGGCAAGACCTCGACCAAGGAAGCTTTGCGCTGCGTGCTGATGGCACAAGGTCTCACCCATGCTTCGGCGGCGTCGTTCAACAACCATTGGGGCGTTCCGTTGTCGCTGGCGCGCTGTCCGGCCGAAGCCAAGTATGCGATCTTTGAGATCGGCATGAATCATGCCGGCGAGATCACGCCGCTGGTGCAGATGGTGCGGCCGCATGTGGCGATCATCACCACGGTCGAGCCGGTGCATCTCGAATTCTTCGGTTCCGTCGAGGCGATTGCCGATGCCAAGGCGGAGATCTTCGCAGGCGTCGAGTCTGGCGGTGTTGCCGTGCTCAATCGCGATAACCCGCAGTTCGCACGCCTGTCGAAAGCGGCGAAGGCTGCCGGCATCACGCGGATCGTCTCGTTTGGCGAGAGCGAAGATGCAGAGGCGCGGCTGCTCGATGTCGCGCTGCATTCGGACTGTTCCGCGGTCCATGCCAGCGTCCTTGGTCACGATGTGACCTACAAACTTGGCGTTCCCGGTCGCCATATGGCGATCAACTCGCTTGCGGTGCTGGCGGCGTCTTCGCTCACGGGCGCCGACCTCGCGCGCAGTGCGCTTGCGCTGTCGCAGATGCAGGCGCCGGCCGGACGCGGCGTGCGCACGCATCTCGGCGTCGCCGGGGGACGTGCATTGCTGATCGACGAGAGCTACAATGCCAACCCGGCCTCGATGCGCGCCGCCATCAGCGTGCTCGGCAACGTGCAACTCGGCGAGCAGGGGCGGCGCGTCGCGATCCTGGGGGACATGCTGGAACTCGGCCCCGCTGGACCCGAGATGCATGCCCAGCTCGCGGAAGCGATTCGATCGCATGCGGTCGATCTCGTTTTCTGTTGTGGTCCATTGATGCGTTCGTTGTGGGAAGCCCTTCCGTCGAACCGCCGGGGCGGCTATGCCGAGAGTTCAGCGGCGCTCGAATCGGATGTTGCCGCTGCCGTCCGCGCCGGAGATGCCTTGATGATCAAAGGCTCGCTCGGTTCGAAAATGAAATTGATCGTCGAGGCCTTGCAGCGGCGTTTTCCTGCGCCGGAAACGCTCGACGACATGGCCGTTTGA
- a CDS encoding caspase family protein has product MRRKLTVLILVVGGWSLGWAADAAADFTQDSNTCFLKGPPLAQRLQACDRLIATKGLKGLDLVYVNRGTALADANRHDDAIADFSRALHINSKSTIGYIGRGKSRLAKQGYEQAVADFSVALALEPDNLAGYFGRGLSLFGAKQYKQATADLDQVIRLAPSLQAAYTTRGQSRHADGDYAGAIADYDIAIRLNSKDATAYAGRGISRYASKDYDRAIADFDGAIRLQPQNAESYRNRALAWQAKNDHARAVADFNRAIEQGAADVLSYTGRGRSRSEGRDFAGAIADFDRALAMTPDFAPALLGRAAAYEGAGDPAKARSDYLAMLAVDTGEDIEALRAKAQGRLAVLGPLQGQGLTQTGRRVALIVGNGAYRNVPPLPGPARDAALIATSLRRVGFQTVTLVNDLGLEPLLAALRAFAAEAATADWAVIYFSGHGLEIDGRNVLIPIDARLESDRDVELETVSLQQLLQAVEGARKLRLVLLDASRDNPFPDRMKVSVATRSIGRGLSRVEPELSTLIVYAAKHGQVSVEGDGNNNPFARSLSKWIETPNVEIRKLFDLVRDDVMEATGQRQQPFRYGSISGRDDFYFATGDSVVKNPAHPAANAQ; this is encoded by the coding sequence ATGCGACGAAAGCTGACGGTTCTTATTCTTGTCGTGGGCGGATGGAGCCTTGGCTGGGCAGCAGATGCGGCCGCTGACTTCACGCAGGACAGCAACACCTGTTTTCTGAAAGGTCCGCCCTTGGCGCAACGGTTGCAGGCGTGTGACCGGCTGATAGCCACCAAGGGCCTCAAAGGCCTCGACCTTGTCTACGTCAATCGCGGAACGGCCCTTGCTGACGCGAACAGGCATGACGATGCGATCGCAGACTTCAGTCGTGCGCTGCATATCAATTCCAAGAGCACCATCGGGTACATCGGTCGCGGAAAGAGCCGGCTCGCAAAGCAGGGTTACGAGCAGGCGGTTGCCGATTTCAGCGTGGCGCTCGCGTTGGAGCCTGACAATCTGGCCGGATATTTCGGCCGTGGCTTGAGCTTGTTCGGGGCGAAACAATACAAGCAGGCGACTGCGGATCTCGACCAGGTGATCCGTTTGGCGCCATCGCTTCAGGCGGCCTATACCACCCGTGGCCAGAGCAGGCACGCGGATGGTGACTACGCGGGCGCCATCGCGGACTACGACATCGCCATCCGTTTGAATTCAAAGGATGCGACCGCCTACGCCGGGCGCGGCATCAGCCGCTACGCCAGCAAGGACTACGATCGCGCGATCGCGGATTTCGATGGTGCGATCCGTCTGCAGCCTCAGAATGCGGAGAGTTATCGCAACCGTGCGCTTGCTTGGCAGGCGAAAAATGATCACGCGCGCGCGGTGGCCGATTTCAATCGGGCGATCGAGCAAGGGGCCGCCGACGTACTCAGCTATACCGGCCGCGGACGCAGCCGGAGTGAGGGCAGGGATTTTGCCGGTGCGATCGCCGACTTCGATCGGGCGCTCGCGATGACCCCGGACTTCGCGCCGGCGTTGCTGGGGCGGGCCGCAGCCTATGAAGGGGCCGGCGATCCCGCCAAAGCCCGATCGGATTATCTCGCAATGCTTGCGGTGGATACGGGCGAAGACATCGAAGCACTGCGAGCAAAGGCGCAGGGACGGTTGGCGGTGTTGGGACCGCTGCAAGGGCAGGGGCTCACGCAGACGGGCCGCCGTGTGGCGCTGATCGTCGGCAATGGCGCCTATCGCAATGTGCCGCCACTTCCTGGTCCCGCACGCGATGCCGCCTTGATCGCGACGTCGTTACGCCGGGTCGGATTCCAGACGGTGACTCTCGTCAACGATCTCGGTCTCGAACCGCTGCTTGCAGCTCTGCGGGCGTTCGCGGCCGAGGCCGCAACCGCGGACTGGGCAGTGATCTATTTCTCAGGCCATGGTCTCGAGATCGATGGCCGGAACGTGCTGATCCCGATCGACGCCAGGCTCGAATCCGATCGCGATGTGGAGCTTGAAACAGTATCGTTGCAGCAGCTTCTGCAGGCGGTGGAGGGCGCGCGCAAATTGCGTTTGGTGCTGCTCGATGCCAGCCGCGACAATCCATTTCCCGATAGAATGAAAGTTAGCGTGGCGACCCGTTCGATCGGGCGGGGCCTCTCGCGGGTCGAGCCGGAGCTGAGCACGCTCATCGTCTATGCTGCCAAACATGGTCAGGTTTCCGTTGAAGGTGATGGCAACAACAATCCGTTCGCACGATCGCTGAGCAAATGGATCGAGACCCCCAACGTGGAGATCCGCAAGCTGTTCGATCTGGTGCGGGACGACGTGATGGAGGCGACCGGGCAGCGCCAGCAGCCGTTTCGCTACGGCTCGATCTCAGGGCGCGACGATTTTTATTTCGCAACCGGCGATTCCGTGGTCAAGAATCCCGCGCATCCCGCCGCCAACGCACAATGA
- a CDS encoding N-acetylmuramoyl-L-alanine amidase gives MSQNSLSQADSTVRRRQALPSPWATSEMKFVPDSSVVADIIPSANYGDRRGGRAPDMIVLHYTGMADAESAIRRLTVAGTEVSAHYIVREDGRIIQCVPETLRAWHAGAATWGTDTDLNSCSIGVEIINGGHDHGLPAYPLRQIAAVIALCKGIMIRRNIPSERVLGHSDVAPGRKQDPGEKFPWQLLADSGVGLFVHPAKIVSGPTLEMGSSGPDVLALQQALADYGYGISASSHYDSSTRDVVAAFQRHFRPARVDGIADPSTIATLTDLIVLRNAGRSKIA, from the coding sequence ATGTCCCAGAACTCCCTTTCGCAGGCAGATTCGACCGTCCGGCGCCGGCAGGCGCTGCCGTCCCCCTGGGCTACAAGCGAGATGAAATTCGTTCCTGACTCGTCGGTCGTCGCCGACATCATCCCCTCCGCCAATTACGGCGACCGCCGCGGCGGGCGTGCGCCCGACATGATCGTGCTGCACTACACCGGCATGGCCGACGCGGAGAGTGCCATCCGGCGGCTGACCGTGGCCGGCACAGAAGTCTCGGCCCACTACATCGTCCGCGAGGACGGGCGGATCATTCAGTGCGTGCCCGAGACGCTACGTGCCTGGCATGCCGGTGCAGCCACCTGGGGAACCGACACCGACCTCAACTCCTGCTCCATCGGCGTCGAGATCATCAACGGCGGCCACGACCACGGCCTGCCAGCCTACCCGCTCCGGCAGATCGCCGCCGTGATCGCGCTCTGCAAGGGCATCATGATTCGCCGCAACATCCCGAGCGAGCGGGTGCTCGGCCACTCCGACGTGGCGCCGGGCCGCAAACAGGATCCCGGGGAGAAGTTTCCGTGGCAGCTGCTGGCGGATTCCGGCGTCGGCCTGTTCGTCCACCCCGCGAAGATCGTGTCCGGCCCGACACTTGAAATGGGTTCGTCCGGACCTGATGTGCTCGCGCTGCAACAAGCACTGGCGGACTACGGTTACGGCATATCGGCGAGCAGCCACTATGACAGCTCGACCCGCGACGTGGTGGCGGCCTTTCAGCGGCATTTCCGCCCGGCGCGGGTGGACGGCATCGCCGATCCCTCGACCATTGCCACGCTGACCGATCTCATCGTTCTGCGCAACGCCGGCCGTTCCAAGATCGCGTAA